One genomic window of Gimesia chilikensis includes the following:
- a CDS encoding ribose-phosphate diphosphokinase, translated as MYDHLTLLSGRAHPKLAGEIAEYLGIRLASVELSNFPDGEISLKLNQNVRGRDVFIVQPTSPPVNDNLMELLILMDACRRASAERITAVIPYFGYARQDRKDSGRVPITSKLVANLINEAGADRVLAMDLHAAQIQGFFDTPVDHLYAAPILDRYFRSLNIPDKDLVVVSPDEGSIKRTLQHNNNIGGTLAIVDKRRKNALETQQANIIGGPIEGKIALLFDDMISTAGSIVGAVNVVKEHGAKEIYVGASHAVFCGPAIKSLSEAPIKEIVVTNSLPIPDQDKLSNLRTISIAPLLGEAIRRIHRNESVSHLFD; from the coding sequence ATGTATGACCACCTCACACTTCTCAGTGGACGAGCTCATCCCAAACTGGCCGGAGAAATTGCAGAATATCTCGGCATTCGACTGGCCTCAGTCGAATTATCGAATTTTCCGGATGGGGAAATCAGCCTGAAACTCAATCAGAACGTGCGGGGACGCGATGTTTTTATCGTGCAGCCCACTTCACCGCCGGTCAATGATAACCTGATGGAACTGTTGATCCTGATGGATGCCTGTCGACGTGCGAGTGCAGAGCGGATCACCGCGGTCATTCCTTACTTTGGCTATGCCCGCCAGGACCGGAAAGACTCGGGACGGGTTCCGATTACCTCCAAACTGGTCGCCAACCTCATCAACGAAGCAGGCGCGGATCGCGTTCTGGCGATGGACCTGCATGCGGCTCAGATCCAGGGTTTCTTTGATACCCCTGTGGATCACCTGTATGCGGCTCCGATTCTCGATCGCTATTTCCGCAGCCTGAATATTCCCGATAAGGATCTGGTGGTCGTCAGTCCCGATGAAGGCAGTATCAAGCGGACGCTGCAGCACAATAATAATATCGGGGGCACGCTGGCGATCGTAGATAAACGCCGCAAGAACGCCCTGGAAACACAGCAGGCCAATATTATCGGTGGTCCGATCGAAGGCAAAATCGCCCTGTTGTTTGACGATATGATCTCCACGGCCGGTTCGATTGTCGGAGCCGTGAATGTGGTTAAAGAACATGGTGCCAAGGAAATTTACGTTGGTGCTTCCCATGCTGTCTTCTGTGGACCGGCAATTAAGTCTCTCAGCGAAGCTCCGATCAAAGAGATTGTGGTGACCAACAGTCTGCCGATTCCCGATCAGGACAAGCTTTCGAATTTGCGTACCATTTCGATTGCACCCCTGCTGGGAGAAGCCATTCGCCGCATTCACCGCAATGAATCGGTCAGCCACCTGTTCGACTGA
- a CDS encoding NTP transferase domain-containing protein yields the protein MSAPAAVILAAGKSTRMKSELPKVLHPILGRPMIEYVLDAARSAGCEKIVVIVGHKAEEVKAALSHHPDVEFALQADQKGTGHAVMMSADNLTEHDGPVLVLAGDTPLLKGSSLSRLLEVQQQQNAACVVGTAITEANEGLGRIVRDTNGSFLRIVEQKDATPEEAAILEINTGCFAFDGRQLFKALNQVRPNNNQAEYYLTDCAEILLKDGETVLAETAFNIQEALGVNTQEQLAEVADILQQETA from the coding sequence GTGAGCGCTCCTGCTGCTGTGATCCTGGCCGCTGGTAAAAGTACCCGGATGAAATCTGAACTTCCCAAGGTCCTGCACCCGATTCTGGGGCGTCCCATGATTGAATATGTGCTGGACGCCGCCCGCTCAGCCGGCTGCGAAAAAATTGTGGTCATCGTGGGGCACAAAGCAGAAGAGGTCAAAGCAGCGCTGTCCCACCATCCGGATGTGGAGTTTGCTCTGCAGGCCGACCAGAAGGGGACGGGACATGCCGTGATGATGAGCGCCGATAATCTGACCGAACATGACGGACCGGTTCTCGTACTCGCGGGAGATACACCACTGTTGAAAGGGAGCTCACTCTCGCGTCTGCTGGAAGTTCAGCAACAGCAGAATGCTGCCTGCGTAGTAGGGACTGCGATCACCGAAGCCAACGAAGGTCTTGGGCGGATCGTGCGCGATACGAACGGCAGTTTCCTGCGGATCGTAGAACAGAAAGACGCGACTCCGGAAGAAGCCGCGATTCTTGAAATCAACACGGGCTGTTTTGCATTCGATGGCAGACAGTTATTCAAAGCTCTGAATCAGGTCAGACCGAATAACAATCAGGCCGAATACTATCTGACCGACTGTGCAGAAATTCTGCTCAAGGACGGGGAAACGGTCCTGGCGGAAACCGCTTTCAATATCCAGGAAGCACTGGGCGTCAATACCCAGGAACAACTGGCCGAGGTCGCAGACATTCTGCAACAGGAAACGGCGTAA
- a CDS encoding NAD(P)H-dependent glycerol-3-phosphate dehydrogenase, giving the protein MTTKVAILGGGGMATACASLLTESPETAVSMWVRKPEVAEDINVHRENRRLLPGVKLPDAVHVTSDVDAAVKDADFLVIAIPTEFVRQALTTLKPHLKGETPVVSVIKGIERETFYRPSEIITDVLGPRPVVALGGPSHAEEIARRLPASVVAASGELDLARETQQLFSTDRFRVYTNLDIIGVELAGALKNVIAIAAGICDGGKYGDNAKSAIMTRGLVEMTLFGASFGAEPSTFSGLAGVGDLITTCMSPFGRNRSLGERLGRGETLQEILSSMEAVAEGVNTTRSVYNLAEQRGLEMPITTEIYRVLFEGKSPEDATQTLMTRPPREE; this is encoded by the coding sequence ATGACAACCAAAGTGGCAATTCTGGGTGGAGGCGGGATGGCGACCGCCTGTGCATCATTGCTCACAGAAAGCCCGGAGACAGCGGTCTCCATGTGGGTCCGTAAGCCGGAAGTCGCTGAAGATATCAACGTCCATCGGGAAAACCGCAGACTGCTGCCGGGAGTCAAGCTGCCTGACGCGGTGCATGTGACTTCAGACGTCGATGCTGCGGTGAAAGATGCCGATTTTCTGGTCATTGCAATTCCCACTGAATTTGTCAGACAGGCGCTGACCACACTGAAGCCACACCTCAAAGGGGAAACGCCGGTCGTCAGTGTGATCAAGGGGATTGAGAGAGAGACTTTCTATCGCCCCAGCGAAATCATTACCGATGTGCTGGGACCGCGGCCCGTTGTGGCATTGGGAGGGCCCAGCCATGCGGAAGAAATCGCCCGCCGTCTGCCGGCCAGTGTCGTGGCTGCCAGCGGGGAGCTCGATCTCGCTCGCGAGACGCAGCAGCTTTTCAGTACAGATCGCTTCCGGGTCTATACGAATCTGGACATCATCGGTGTCGAACTGGCCGGGGCACTCAAAAATGTAATCGCGATTGCAGCCGGGATTTGCGATGGCGGCAAATATGGCGACAACGCCAAGTCGGCCATCATGACACGCGGACTGGTGGAGATGACCCTGTTCGGAGCCTCTTTTGGTGCTGAACCATCTACATTTTCAGGACTGGCTGGTGTTGGCGACCTGATCACGACCTGCATGAGCCCCTTTGGACGCAACCGGAGTCTGGGAGAACGGCTCGGCCGCGGCGAGACGCTGCAAGAGATTCTCAGCAGCATGGAAGCGGTCGCGGAGGGTGTCAACACAACTCGCAGCGTTTATAATCTAGCAGAACAGAGAGGGCTGGAAATGCCCATCACAACCGAGATCTATCGGGTGCTGTTTGAAGGCAAGTCACCCGAAGATGCCACCCAGACCCTGATGACACGCCCCCCACGTGAGGAATAA
- a CDS encoding outer membrane protein assembly factor BamB family protein, translating into MRFTPLLLLTVCCGLFLSTAETHAETWPQFRGADGSGVSSETNLPTKWSAQEGLLWSVDLPGRANSSPAITAKRVDLTTKTPDNGLWILSFDRKTGQQLLKVKVGTGELAAPGPRNLWEHRHNAATPTPMSDEENIWAFFGSGLLVCVDAASGGIVWQKDMVKDYGAYDITFGMGSTPRLWNNLLIVTCMTKGPSYVVAFDKETGKEVWKANRKLPAEKDGADAYSTPTIFQRGDQTELLVSGSDHVNAYDPATGKQLWIAGGLEIPSPFGRIIAAPVANKEMIIATSGNPGGGGLGYIKAFKQGGTGDISKSGLLWKFDTATPDASTPLIMNDKLYMVSQNGVATCLNLSDGEPVWKKRVNGQYFSALVGGDNKVYFLSIEGLCTVIDAKTGEVIAENQLPGAFYSTPAISDGIIYLRSFDKLYAIKGK; encoded by the coding sequence ATGCGATTCACACCCTTGTTGTTACTTACCGTCTGCTGCGGTTTGTTTTTATCGACCGCAGAGACTCACGCGGAGACCTGGCCTCAGTTTCGTGGTGCCGATGGCAGTGGAGTCTCTTCCGAAACGAACCTTCCGACAAAGTGGTCGGCTCAGGAGGGTCTACTCTGGTCTGTCGATCTTCCCGGTCGTGCGAACTCTTCACCGGCGATCACAGCGAAACGGGTCGACCTGACGACCAAAACCCCCGATAACGGACTCTGGATTCTCTCCTTTGACCGAAAGACAGGTCAGCAGTTGCTGAAAGTCAAAGTCGGCACCGGGGAACTCGCTGCACCGGGTCCCCGCAATCTCTGGGAACATCGCCACAATGCCGCGACGCCAACCCCGATGTCTGATGAAGAAAATATCTGGGCATTCTTTGGTTCCGGGTTGCTGGTCTGCGTCGATGCCGCTTCCGGGGGAATCGTCTGGCAGAAGGATATGGTCAAAGACTACGGTGCGTACGACATCACCTTTGGTATGGGTTCCACTCCCCGCCTGTGGAACAACCTGCTGATCGTCACCTGCATGACCAAGGGCCCCTCGTATGTCGTCGCTTTCGATAAAGAAACCGGCAAAGAGGTCTGGAAAGCCAACCGCAAACTACCCGCAGAGAAGGACGGTGCAGACGCTTACTCGACACCGACTATTTTTCAGCGCGGCGATCAGACGGAACTGCTGGTTTCCGGTTCCGATCATGTGAATGCCTATGATCCCGCGACGGGCAAACAGCTGTGGATTGCCGGCGGCCTGGAAATTCCGAGCCCCTTCGGCCGAATCATCGCAGCACCGGTTGCGAACAAAGAGATGATCATCGCGACTTCCGGTAACCCCGGTGGAGGCGGTCTAGGTTACATCAAAGCCTTCAAGCAGGGTGGCACCGGCGACATCAGCAAGTCGGGCCTGCTCTGGAAGTTTGATACAGCTACCCCCGATGCATCCACGCCCCTGATCATGAATGACAAACTGTATATGGTCAGCCAGAATGGTGTGGCGACCTGCCTGAACCTCAGCGATGGGGAACCTGTCTGGAAAAAGCGGGTGAACGGCCAGTACTTCTCGGCTCTGGTTGGTGGAGACAACAAGGTCTACTTCCTGAGCATTGAAGGGTTGTGCACGGTCATCGATGCTAAGACGGGAGAAGTGATTGCCGAGAACCAGTTGCCCGGCGCTTTCTATTCAACTCCCGCCATCAGTGACGGAATCATTTACCTGCGTTCGTTCGATAAGCTGTACGCAATCAAAGGTAAATAA
- a CDS encoding DUF1501 domain-containing protein → MKQKSSLKQAETGSRREFLKLGLGGLSLPALYQLQAAQAANAGAPAGSKERTAIILVWCRGGVSHLDTFDPKPEAPSDYRGPYSPIATKTEGLYLSELLPRCAQISDKFTVLRSITHTGGGHPAGSLQVLGGDPDRVDKRKPKLPDWMSVANFLRRDPNKVLPNYVGVNAITNYDSFQIAGPTYLGPGAGPFQIQGDPSKPEFKVPNIGLSDAQQSERLAKRISLRQQFDQLRRDLDLEGAMQAMDQFEAQATNLLTSKQAAQAFDLTQEPQHIRDRYGMHQWGQQCLMARRLVEAGVEIITTELSGPLCGRVSNWDDHAVNHHVFDAIKYRAPFFDQAVTALIEDIYARGLDKRVLVIVGGEFGRTPRISYSKSTGGGIGSGSAGTTQPGRDHWPNANSMLFAGGNIQTGQIIGATDAKGEGPIARAVGPHDFLATIYSHLGIDYANTFLPDFSGRPTPIVMHGQAIPELAGRA, encoded by the coding sequence ATGAAGCAGAAATCGTCGCTTAAGCAGGCCGAAACAGGTTCACGACGTGAGTTTCTCAAGCTGGGGCTGGGAGGCCTGTCGTTACCGGCGCTCTACCAGCTACAGGCGGCTCAGGCAGCGAATGCAGGAGCACCAGCCGGTAGTAAAGAACGAACTGCCATCATTCTGGTCTGGTGCCGTGGTGGTGTGAGTCATCTGGATACATTCGATCCTAAGCCGGAAGCCCCCTCCGATTATCGTGGTCCCTATTCTCCGATCGCGACAAAAACCGAAGGCCTGTATTTGAGCGAACTGCTCCCCCGTTGTGCACAAATCTCCGACAAATTCACCGTCTTGCGGTCCATCACCCATACCGGCGGCGGTCATCCTGCTGGATCATTGCAGGTTCTGGGAGGCGATCCCGATCGCGTCGATAAACGCAAACCCAAGCTGCCCGACTGGATGTCGGTCGCCAACTTTCTCCGCCGGGATCCGAATAAAGTGTTGCCCAATTATGTGGGCGTGAATGCGATAACAAACTACGACAGCTTCCAGATTGCCGGCCCCACCTACCTGGGACCCGGAGCCGGCCCATTCCAGATTCAGGGGGATCCCAGCAAACCTGAATTCAAGGTTCCCAACATTGGTCTGTCAGACGCCCAGCAGTCGGAACGACTGGCGAAGCGAATCAGTCTGCGACAGCAGTTTGACCAGCTGCGTCGAGACCTCGACCTGGAAGGAGCCATGCAGGCCATGGATCAGTTCGAAGCCCAGGCAACGAACCTGCTGACCAGCAAGCAGGCGGCCCAGGCATTCGATCTGACACAGGAACCTCAACACATTCGTGACCGGTACGGAATGCATCAATGGGGACAACAGTGTCTGATGGCGCGTCGCCTGGTGGAAGCGGGCGTGGAAATTATCACAACCGAGCTTTCCGGGCCTCTGTGCGGACGCGTTTCCAACTGGGACGACCATGCGGTCAATCACCACGTGTTCGATGCGATCAAGTATCGGGCGCCATTCTTCGACCAGGCCGTAACTGCTCTGATTGAAGACATCTATGCACGTGGACTCGATAAACGGGTACTCGTGATTGTCGGGGGAGAATTCGGTCGAACCCCGCGCATCTCCTATTCGAAAAGTACCGGGGGCGGCATCGGCAGTGGCAGTGCCGGTACGACACAACCCGGTCGCGATCACTGGCCCAACGCGAATTCAATGCTCTTTGCCGGCGGAAATATTCAGACTGGCCAGATCATTGGTGCCACTGATGCCAAAGGGGAAGGACCGATTGCCCGCGCCGTCGGACCTCACGATTTCCTGGCGACCATCTATTCGCACCTGGGAATCGATTATGCGAATACCTTCCTGCCCGATTTCTCCGGTCGTCCTACGCCGATCGTCATGCACGGCCAGGCGATTCCGGAACTGGCGGGGCGTGCCTGA
- a CDS encoding efflux RND transporter permease subunit, whose amino-acid sequence MLNAIIRFSLKQRHLTLAFSLFLIGFGTWQALNMAIDVFPNLNRPRVVVMTEAPGMAPEEVESLITFPLETTLNGATGVQAVRSSSGVGISVIYVEFEWGTDIYNDRQVVNERLQLVTDRLPEGIKPQLAPISSIMGQIMMLGMWSEDDETSPLEVRTLADWVVRQRLLTIPGVSQVFTMGGGRKQFQVLVNPEALIKYGITLHDVREACQESNLNTTGGYLDEQGPNEFLVRALGRIQTLDDLKKVVVTRQEGRPIVLSQVARVTEGAQVKRGDSSAFVKQEDGTFAGGPAVVLTVNKQPNADTRRVTNDVLQALEELKPSLPKDIRIQPELYSQKSFIDRSIENVIEALRDGGILVVIILFLFLMNFRTTFITLTAIPLSIAITAIIFAVFGLSINTMTLGGLAVAIGELVDDAIVDVENIFRRLQENRYRENPKPTLLVVFQASCEIRNSIVFGTVIVVLVFLPLFALSGMEGRLFTPLGVAYIVSILSSLLVSLTLTPVLSYWLLGKKFGSPVQKSDKETESEHSHKDGPLLRLLKWGAGMVIGFSIRFAKPLLMLGIISVLIAGLFLIQLEQDFLPPFNEGVAQLNVVLPPGTSLKKSNEIARTVMDQLKKIKGVAAFSRRTGRAELDEHAEGVNVSEYIISFDPESGRGREAVLEEIRHSMESIPGIVISVEQPLAHLISHMISGVKAQVGIKIYGEDLTVLRTTAQKLGAAMRSVPGVTDVLVEPQVEIPQLQIKLNRDKLKLYGLTPAYVNEYVQTAMNGMVVSQVLQGQRTFDLLIRMDEQYREDRETLKRLSINLPGGGTTPLSSVAEITESSGPNTINREKVQKRIIVQCNVSGRGLVDVVQDIQAKQKPIIQKLPAGYFVEYSGQFENQQTASRLISILFVVSMLGVFLVLFTMFHSVNFSLQVMSALPMAFIGSVIALVITGQTLTIAAMVGFISLGGIASRNGILLLNHYLHLVKYEGESWTREMIIRAGQERLAPVLMTALTSGIGLVPLAMAQGEAGKEILYPVATVIIGGLLSSTILEFFIRPALFWSFGREAGARIVERGTEEIPLLEESEEQMAATTH is encoded by the coding sequence ATGCTCAATGCAATTATACGTTTTTCACTGAAACAGCGGCACCTGACGCTGGCCTTCTCCCTGTTCCTGATCGGATTCGGAACATGGCAGGCACTGAATATGGCCATCGATGTGTTTCCCAACCTCAACCGCCCGCGGGTGGTCGTGATGACGGAAGCACCCGGCATGGCCCCCGAAGAAGTCGAATCACTGATTACCTTTCCCCTGGAAACCACCCTCAACGGTGCTACCGGTGTGCAGGCCGTGAGAAGTTCCTCCGGCGTGGGTATCTCGGTGATCTATGTCGAATTCGAATGGGGCACCGATATCTACAACGACCGGCAGGTCGTCAACGAACGTCTGCAACTGGTCACCGATCGTCTGCCTGAAGGCATCAAACCACAGTTGGCGCCGATCTCCTCCATCATGGGGCAGATCATGATGCTCGGGATGTGGAGTGAAGACGATGAAACTTCGCCCCTGGAAGTCCGGACCCTGGCGGACTGGGTAGTTCGTCAGCGACTGTTGACCATTCCCGGTGTCTCCCAGGTGTTTACGATGGGGGGCGGACGCAAGCAGTTCCAGGTCCTCGTCAATCCAGAAGCCCTGATCAAATACGGGATCACGCTGCACGATGTGCGGGAGGCCTGCCAGGAGAGTAACCTGAATACGACCGGGGGCTACCTGGACGAACAGGGGCCCAACGAATTTCTGGTACGAGCACTGGGCCGGATCCAGACGCTGGACGATCTGAAGAAAGTCGTCGTGACCCGCCAGGAAGGACGCCCGATTGTGCTCTCCCAGGTGGCCCGGGTAACCGAAGGTGCCCAGGTGAAACGGGGGGACAGTTCCGCATTCGTCAAGCAGGAGGACGGCACCTTTGCCGGTGGACCGGCGGTGGTGCTGACCGTCAATAAACAACCTAATGCCGACACGCGACGGGTGACCAACGATGTGCTCCAGGCACTGGAAGAGCTCAAGCCTTCTCTTCCCAAAGACATTCGAATTCAGCCGGAACTCTACTCTCAGAAATCATTCATCGACCGTTCCATTGAGAATGTGATCGAAGCCCTGCGGGACGGGGGCATTCTGGTGGTGATTATTCTGTTTCTGTTCCTGATGAACTTCCGCACGACGTTTATCACCCTCACTGCGATTCCCTTATCGATTGCCATCACGGCGATTATTTTCGCTGTCTTCGGATTATCAATTAATACGATGACGCTGGGAGGCCTGGCAGTGGCCATCGGCGAACTCGTGGATGACGCGATCGTGGATGTGGAGAATATTTTCCGCCGGTTACAGGAGAACCGCTATCGCGAGAATCCCAAGCCGACATTGCTGGTCGTCTTTCAGGCCAGCTGTGAAATCCGGAATTCCATTGTCTTTGGAACCGTGATTGTTGTGCTGGTGTTCTTGCCTCTGTTCGCGTTGTCCGGGATGGAAGGTCGCCTGTTTACACCCTTGGGTGTGGCCTATATCGTGTCGATCCTGTCATCACTGCTGGTTTCTCTGACGCTGACTCCCGTGCTGTCTTACTGGCTGCTCGGTAAAAAATTCGGTTCGCCCGTTCAGAAATCGGACAAAGAAACTGAAAGTGAGCACTCTCACAAGGATGGACCGCTGCTTCGTCTCTTGAAATGGGGCGCTGGAATGGTCATCGGCTTCAGTATTCGATTTGCCAAACCTCTGCTGATGCTGGGAATAATCAGTGTGCTGATCGCGGGTCTGTTCCTGATACAGCTCGAACAGGATTTCCTGCCCCCCTTTAACGAAGGGGTTGCGCAGTTGAACGTGGTTCTACCTCCGGGAACCTCTCTGAAGAAATCGAATGAAATCGCCAGAACGGTGATGGATCAATTAAAGAAGATCAAAGGTGTGGCTGCCTTTTCCCGTCGCACCGGCCGGGCGGAACTCGACGAACATGCCGAAGGGGTGAACGTCTCGGAATACATTATCTCGTTTGATCCGGAGTCAGGACGGGGACGCGAAGCCGTACTCGAAGAGATCCGGCACTCGATGGAGTCGATTCCCGGAATTGTGATCTCCGTGGAACAACCGCTGGCGCACCTGATCTCCCACATGATTTCCGGCGTGAAAGCCCAGGTCGGAATTAAAATATATGGCGAGGATCTGACCGTACTGCGGACGACAGCGCAAAAGCTGGGAGCCGCGATGCGCTCAGTACCCGGCGTGACCGACGTACTGGTTGAGCCTCAGGTGGAAATTCCGCAACTCCAGATCAAACTCAACCGGGATAAATTGAAACTGTATGGACTGACGCCCGCGTATGTAAATGAATATGTGCAGACCGCCATGAACGGCATGGTGGTTTCCCAGGTATTGCAGGGGCAAAGGACTTTTGATCTGTTGATCCGCATGGACGAGCAGTACCGCGAAGACCGGGAGACGTTGAAACGGCTTTCGATCAATCTGCCTGGCGGCGGTACAACGCCACTGTCCTCGGTCGCAGAGATTACGGAATCGTCCGGTCCCAACACGATCAACCGGGAAAAGGTCCAGAAACGGATCATCGTACAATGTAACGTGTCCGGTCGTGGCCTGGTCGACGTGGTACAGGACATTCAGGCGAAACAGAAGCCGATTATTCAGAAGCTCCCCGCAGGCTATTTTGTGGAATACAGCGGGCAGTTTGAGAATCAGCAGACAGCCTCGAGACTGATTTCGATCCTGTTTGTGGTTTCGATGCTGGGTGTCTTCCTGGTGCTGTTTACGATGTTCCATTCCGTTAATTTCTCTTTGCAGGTGATGTCGGCACTGCCGATGGCCTTCATCGGTTCGGTGATCGCGCTGGTTATCACGGGCCAGACCCTGACCATCGCAGCCATGGTCGGTTTTATTTCATTGGGCGGGATTGCCTCCCGTAACGGAATTCTACTGCTCAACCATTATCTGCACCTGGTGAAATACGAAGGCGAAAGCTGGACACGCGAAATGATTATCCGGGCAGGTCAGGAGCGCCTGGCACCGGTCCTGATGACGGCGTTAACCTCGGGGATCGGACTGGTTCCCCTGGCGATGGCGCAGGGAGAAGCAGGAAAGGAAATTCTGTACCCGGTCGCGACGGTGATCATCGGTGGGCTGCTCAGCAGTACGATTCTGGAATTTTTCATCCGTCCTGCTCTGTTCTGGAGTTTTGGACGCGAGGCGGGAGCACGGATTGTCGAACGGGGGACAGAAGAAATCCCCCTGCTGGAAGAAAGCGAAGAACAGATGGCTGCGACCACACATTAA
- a CDS encoding efflux RND transporter periplasmic adaptor subunit: MNQSKLKQNWIWILFFLILIPVGLLAWKTQQQWMPAVNGMAENGKSKSESGEHGSEEDHHDHDHAGHEESTSLELTPQARKNIGLTEDKVIPVKLQAFTRTLTIPAIVVEMPGKTRVKVVAPMTGIITNVNVIAGEAVQPGRELFKIRLTHEDLVQAQTDFLKTLGELDVEDKEIARIKEITDKGVIAGKVLLEREYAKEKLEAILKAQREALLLHGFSEGQVDQIRDSRRLIKEHQVYAPQLHDQSGEVQLPNMGIQRISAPAPGSQGTVNARHKSIFIVQSLNISKGDFVQAGDTLCVLADYSDLYLKGQAFEQEADELTRCLENGWSVEAIQEINNKNKELIKNLQIDYLDNQIETDARIFSVYVDLPNTIEHENVRSDGERFITWRFKPGQRMQLRIPVETWKKQIVVPVEAIATEGAESFVFQENGDHFDRRPVHVLYKDQLWAVIQNDGAIFPGDKIALTGAHQMQMALKNKAGGAVDPHAGHNH, from the coding sequence ATGAATCAATCAAAACTCAAACAGAACTGGATCTGGATTTTATTTTTCCTGATCCTGATCCCCGTTGGCTTGCTGGCCTGGAAGACTCAGCAACAATGGATGCCTGCTGTGAATGGCATGGCGGAAAACGGAAAATCAAAATCGGAATCAGGCGAGCATGGATCGGAAGAGGATCATCATGACCACGATCACGCGGGGCATGAGGAATCGACCTCTCTGGAACTGACTCCCCAGGCACGCAAGAATATCGGCCTGACAGAGGATAAAGTCATTCCGGTGAAGCTGCAGGCGTTCACACGCACGCTGACCATTCCTGCAATCGTCGTTGAGATGCCCGGTAAAACCCGCGTGAAAGTCGTGGCACCAATGACCGGAATCATCACCAATGTCAACGTGATCGCTGGTGAAGCAGTCCAGCCCGGTCGGGAACTTTTCAAGATCCGCCTGACCCATGAAGACCTGGTGCAGGCCCAGACCGACTTCCTCAAGACGCTGGGGGAACTCGATGTCGAGGACAAGGAAATCGCCCGCATCAAGGAAATTACGGATAAAGGTGTTATCGCCGGTAAGGTCCTGCTGGAACGCGAGTATGCCAAAGAAAAGCTGGAAGCAATTCTGAAAGCCCAGCGGGAGGCACTGCTGTTGCACGGTTTCTCAGAAGGTCAGGTCGATCAGATTCGAGACAGCCGTCGGCTGATTAAAGAACATCAGGTGTATGCCCCCCAGTTGCACGATCAGTCGGGGGAAGTCCAACTGCCTAACATGGGAATTCAACGTATCTCGGCACCCGCACCCGGTTCGCAGGGAACGGTCAATGCCCGCCACAAATCCATCTTCATTGTGCAGTCGCTGAACATCAGCAAAGGTGACTTCGTCCAGGCAGGCGATACGCTGTGTGTCCTGGCCGACTACAGTGACCTGTATCTCAAAGGGCAGGCGTTTGAACAGGAAGCCGATGAATTAACGCGTTGCCTGGAAAATGGCTGGTCCGTCGAAGCGATTCAGGAAATCAATAATAAAAACAAAGAGCTGATTAAAAACCTGCAGATCGATTACCTGGACAACCAGATCGAAACCGATGCACGCATCTTTTCGGTCTATGTCGATCTGCCGAATACAATTGAGCATGAAAACGTACGCTCGGATGGAGAACGTTTCATCACCTGGCGTTTCAAGCCGGGACAGAGGATGCAGTTGCGGATTCCGGTCGAAACCTGGAAGAAGCAGATTGTCGTGCCCGTGGAAGCAATCGCGACCGAAGGGGCAGAGAGCTTTGTTTTCCAGGAGAACGGCGATCACTTTGATCGGCGTCCAGTGCACGTCCTGTATAAGGATCAGCTCTGGGCCGTCATTCAAAACGATGGTGCGATTTTCCCCGGAGACAAAATTGCACTCACGGGAGCACATCAGATGCAGATGGCTTTGAAAAACAAAGCCGGTGGTGCGGTCGATCCCCACGCGGGACACAACCACTGA